The Chloracidobacterium sp. genome window below encodes:
- a CDS encoding NAD(P)/FAD-dependent oxidoreductase, producing the protein MTTSTSRRKRIVVIGAGFGGVSFCQNFPEGLADITLVDRNNYHLFQPLLYQVATADLSPSDIAEPIRTIFDRRRDVTVLMDEVTDIDLHTRRVMMRRRTLDYDYLILAVGARTSYFGHDEWARYAGGLKGIDDALNIRNRVLTAFEEAENCTDPEQVRRLTTFVVVGGGPTGVELAGALGELTRRVLKRDFKRIDTSRARVYLIQGAPRLLPLYHATLSEYARQKLVQLGVDVRVSARVTRVGPQQVELADGKIIEAANIIWCAGVEGHPLVRKLGVPLDRAGRLRVQPDLRLPEHPEVFAIGDIAALTDAAGREVPGVAPAALQMGKYAARALAAELCGRPSPPPFVYFDKGSMATIGRAAAVLEIGKLRMTGFLAWLGWLVVHLAMLVGFNNKVSVLTEWIFRYITYRQGARIITTPRTDELLHDVAS; encoded by the coding sequence ATGACGACCTCCACCAGCCGACGGAAACGCATCGTTGTCATCGGGGCCGGATTTGGCGGCGTTTCTTTTTGCCAAAACTTTCCTGAAGGTCTCGCCGACATCACCCTTGTTGACCGCAACAACTACCACTTGTTTCAGCCGCTACTTTACCAAGTCGCCACGGCCGACCTGTCGCCGTCCGACATTGCCGAGCCGATTCGAACAATTTTCGACCGGCGACGCGACGTGACGGTGCTAATGGATGAAGTCACCGACATTGACTTACACACCCGGCGAGTGATGATGCGGCGGCGCACGTTGGACTACGACTACCTTATTCTGGCGGTCGGCGCGCGTACCAGTTATTTCGGTCACGACGAGTGGGCGCGCTATGCAGGTGGGCTGAAAGGGATTGACGACGCCCTCAACATTCGTAACCGCGTTCTGACAGCCTTTGAGGAGGCGGAAAACTGTACCGACCCGGAGCAGGTCCGGCGGTTGACGACCTTTGTCGTAGTCGGCGGCGGCCCAACTGGTGTGGAGTTGGCTGGGGCGTTGGGCGAACTGACCCGGCGCGTGCTCAAGCGTGACTTCAAGCGGATCGATACGTCACGGGCGCGCGTTTATCTCATTCAGGGCGCGCCGCGCTTGTTGCCGCTCTACCATGCGACGCTTTCGGAATACGCGCGCCAGAAACTCGTCCAACTTGGCGTGGACGTACGGGTCTCAGCGCGCGTCACACGGGTTGGGCCGCAGCAGGTTGAATTAGCGGATGGGAAAATCATCGAGGCGGCCAACATCATCTGGTGCGCCGGCGTGGAAGGCCATCCGCTGGTACGAAAGCTTGGCGTACCGCTTGACCGCGCCGGACGGCTCAGGGTGCAGCCCGATCTTCGTCTCCCGGAGCACCCAGAAGTGTTTGCAATTGGGGACATCGCCGCCTTGACGGACGCTGCAGGACGCGAGGTGCCGGGTGTGGCACCGGCAGCGCTTCAGATGGGGAAGTATGCCGCGCGGGCGCTGGCGGCGGAACTTTGCGGACGCCCGTCGCCGCCGCCGTTTGTTTATTTTGACAAGGGCAGCATGGCGACCATTGGACGCGCGGCGGCGGTGCTGGAAATTGGCAAGCTCCGAATGACCGGCTTTCTCGCTTGGCTTGGCTGGCTTGTCGTCCACTTGGCCATGCTGGTCGGCTTCAACAACAAGGTAAGCGTGCTCACCGAGTGGATTTTCCGGTACATTACGTACCGGCAGGGCGCACGCATCATTACAACACCGCGGACGGACGAACTCCTCCACGATGTTGCATCCTGA
- a CDS encoding alcohol dehydrogenase catalytic domain-containing protein, with translation MDTLMKVARVYDFDDIRIEQMPRPKVGPRELLVQVKASGICSGDVTPWYIKRKAGQVLGHEPAGVVAEVGAEVTEFRVGDPVFAHHHAPCFTCKMCAKGEYVQCATWKASRLVPGAVAEYFLVPEVNLRDTLRLPDGMSFEDGALVEPAACSVKAIRKARLHPRDTVLIIGLGVMGQMNVLLAKAAGVERVIGADLVEWRCAKALAFGADAVINPSREDPVERLSELTGGALADVVIVGPSSVRAMELGIRCAGKGATVVFFMGSSPGEMLTIEPFHLYFNEIDLVMSYSCGPDDTRAALKAIEDGVITAEKLVTHRYTLEETGVGFRKMAEAQDVLKAQIVFP, from the coding sequence ATGGACACCCTGATGAAGGTCGCGCGCGTCTATGATTTCGACGACATTCGGATTGAGCAGATGCCACGCCCAAAGGTGGGTCCGCGCGAACTGCTGGTGCAGGTCAAAGCCAGCGGCATCTGCTCTGGCGACGTGACGCCGTGGTACATCAAACGCAAAGCCGGTCAGGTGTTAGGCCACGAACCAGCCGGCGTCGTCGCTGAAGTCGGCGCCGAGGTGACAGAGTTCCGCGTCGGCGACCCGGTTTTTGCCCACCATCACGCCCCCTGCTTTACCTGCAAAATGTGCGCCAAAGGTGAGTACGTTCAGTGCGCGACGTGGAAGGCGTCGCGTCTTGTGCCGGGCGCTGTGGCGGAATACTTTCTCGTCCCAGAAGTCAACCTGCGTGATACGCTCCGCCTGCCGGATGGAATGTCGTTCGAGGATGGGGCGCTGGTCGAACCGGCGGCCTGTTCGGTCAAAGCCATTCGCAAAGCGCGGCTGCACCCGCGTGATACGGTGCTCATCATCGGCTTGGGCGTGATGGGGCAGATGAACGTGCTGCTGGCGAAGGCGGCCGGCGTTGAGCGCGTCATCGGGGCGGATTTGGTCGAGTGGCGCTGCGCCAAGGCGCTGGCGTTTGGCGCGGACGCCGTGATCAATCCCTCCCGTGAGGACCCGGTCGAGCGACTCAGCGAACTGACCGGCGGCGCGCTCGCCGATGTGGTGATTGTCGGACCAAGCAGTGTCCGTGCGATGGAACTCGGCATCCGCTGCGCCGGTAAAGGCGCGACGGTAGTGTTCTTTATGGGGTCGTCGCCGGGCGAGATGCTGACCATCGAGCCGTTCCACTTGTATTTCAACGAAATTGACTTGGTGATGAGTTACTCGTGCGGCCCCGACGACACTCGCGCCGCGCTCAAAGCCATTGAAGACGGCGTCATCACGGCCGAAAAGCTGGTCACGCACCGCTACACGCTGGAGGAAACCGGCGTCGGTTTTCGGAAAATGGCCGAGGCGCAGGATGTTCTCAAAGCGCAGATCGTATTCCCGTAG
- a CDS encoding DMT family protein — MRTILLLVASNLFMTIAWYGHLRHRGVALWKVILMSWGIALFEYCLQVPANRWGYGQFTAFQLKILQEIITLLVFVVFAVVYLHEPVRWNYAVAFLLILAAVYFAFLPTAATPAKP; from the coding sequence ATGCGGACAATCCTGCTTCTTGTCGCCAGCAACCTCTTCATGACCATTGCTTGGTATGGTCACCTGCGCCATCGCGGCGTCGCCCTCTGGAAGGTCATCCTGATGAGTTGGGGGATTGCGCTGTTTGAGTACTGCCTGCAAGTACCGGCGAACCGCTGGGGCTATGGGCAGTTCACCGCGTTTCAGCTCAAGATTTTACAGGAGATCATCACGCTGTTGGTCTTCGTCGTGTTTGCGGTGGTGTACCTGCACGAGCCGGTGCGCTGGAACTACGCTGTGGCGTTCTTGTTGATTCTGGCGGCGGTGTATTTCGCTTTTCTACCGACGGCGGCGACGCCAGCGAAGCCATGA
- a CDS encoding DUF309 domain-containing protein, whose product MSSALSWDAFCARLRPTFVPQFGCSESLAFALPTLDALHWLDRQAIKLAARLDRTTRLIFEETPPAHLQARLEAQCLTHTEADPKLGQIVPYSPGFILHWLRCSLPTVKLVALWCDYQTSLDREYRIPAGASYAERFPHLRLGLVTGADLFNCGEFYTAHEDWESLWMRLPDDGEKLVVQGLIQLCGVHIHRLKGREEPMKTMLDKARANLLAGAAATPWLDVERLLRQTEAIVCAPLEAHIQPPEIPLVNEHPDVPRKHR is encoded by the coding sequence ATGAGTTCAGCATTGAGTTGGGACGCTTTTTGCGCACGTTTGCGCCCAACTTTCGTTCCCCAATTTGGTTGTTCAGAGTCATTAGCATTCGCTCTGCCTACACTCGACGCCTTACACTGGCTTGACCGGCAGGCCATAAAGCTGGCGGCGCGGCTTGACCGCACCACTCGCTTGATCTTTGAGGAAACGCCCCCGGCGCATCTGCAAGCGCGACTGGAAGCGCAGTGCCTGACCCACACCGAAGCTGATCCCAAGCTGGGGCAGATTGTTCCGTACTCGCCGGGCTTTATCCTGCACTGGCTGCGCTGCAGCCTGCCAACCGTCAAACTTGTCGCTCTCTGGTGCGACTATCAGACAAGCCTTGACCGCGAATACCGAATTCCAGCCGGCGCCAGCTACGCTGAACGGTTTCCGCATCTGCGCCTTGGCTTGGTCACCGGCGCCGACTTGTTCAATTGCGGCGAGTTCTACACCGCACACGAAGACTGGGAATCCCTGTGGATGCGGCTGCCCGACGACGGCGAGAAACTGGTTGTACAAGGGTTGATTCAGCTTTGCGGCGTGCATATTCATCGGCTCAAAGGACGCGAAGAGCCAATGAAGACCATGCTTGACAAAGCGCGCGCCAATCTCTTGGCTGGCGCGGCGGCGACGCCGTGGCTGGATGTTGAGCGCCTTCTGCGTCAAACGGAAGCCATCGTTTGTGCGCCGTTGGAAGCCCACATTCAACCGCCGGAAATTCCGCTCGTCAATGAACATCCCGACGTACCGCGCAAGCATCGGTGA
- the fmt gene encoding methionyl-tRNA formyltransferase, which yields MGTPDVAVPTLRALHREGHDIVAVVTQPDRPAGRGHRLQPPPVKVAALELGLPVWQPTKIKTPEFHAELAALAADVGVVVAYGRILPPHILETPRHGCLNVHFSLLPKYRGAAPVNWAIAHDEAVTGVTVMYMDAGLDTGDIALQTECWIGRDETAPELSERLSCLGADLLCEALRRLEAGTLPRRPQDASQATYAPLLKREDGWIDWSRPAAVIAARIRAFQPFPGSYTLLGDRRVTLWRAWVEAGAETNDRPPGTVLRVEADRLVVACGEATCLAVGELQLAGRARVSARDFANGLRLQPGACFISPAPTAMCADSELGVGDAPG from the coding sequence ATGGGCACGCCTGACGTAGCCGTGCCAACGCTTCGGGCGCTGCATCGGGAAGGTCATGACATCGTCGCCGTTGTCACACAACCCGACCGCCCTGCCGGGCGCGGCCACCGCCTACAACCACCGCCGGTGAAGGTAGCCGCGCTGGAACTCGGTCTCCCGGTTTGGCAGCCGACCAAAATCAAGACGCCGGAATTTCACGCTGAGCTGGCGGCGCTTGCCGCCGATGTCGGCGTTGTCGTCGCCTACGGACGTATCCTTCCGCCGCACATCCTCGAGACTCCGCGCCATGGGTGCCTAAACGTCCACTTTTCACTGCTGCCGAAGTATCGCGGCGCAGCGCCGGTCAACTGGGCGATTGCGCATGATGAAGCCGTCACCGGCGTCACGGTGATGTACATGGACGCCGGTCTCGACACCGGCGACATTGCGCTCCAAACCGAATGCTGGATTGGACGCGACGAAACGGCTCCCGAGCTGAGCGAACGCCTGTCCTGCCTCGGAGCCGACCTCTTGTGCGAGGCGCTGCGGCGACTGGAAGCAGGGACGCTGCCCCGACGGCCGCAAGACGCCTCTCAAGCCACCTACGCCCCGCTGCTCAAACGCGAGGACGGCTGGATTGATTGGTCACGCCCAGCAGCGGTTATTGCGGCGCGGATTCGGGCTTTCCAGCCGTTTCCGGGCAGCTACACGCTGCTGGGTGACCGGCGCGTGACGCTCTGGCGGGCGTGGGTTGAAGCGGGAGCAGAGACTAATGACCGTCCGCCGGGAACGGTACTGCGCGTAGAGGCGGATCGCCTGGTGGTCGCCTGCGGAGAGGCAACCTGTCTGGCGGTTGGCGAACTGCAACTTGCAGGACGGGCGCGCGTTTCGGCGCGCGACTTCGCCAACGGGTTGCGGTTGCAGCCGGGGGCGTGTTTCATTTCGCCCGCGCCGACTGCCATGTGCGCCGACTCTGAGTTAGGTGTTGGTGACGCCCCCGGATGA
- a CDS encoding S8 family serine peptidase has product MNDISSSSSTPNERPRRRSGWRRLLPLTVAATVFVACVALTFRVPTTRAAGRAQWKAGKFTVETLRELSIPGNRVKLLVASDAPVTESLRGSKLISEYESFRVFEVSASEAARLANEPGVTQRNDFNSIYLNAVEINTTSAAAQSLRQEQALVDGVGMRLVQFAGPIQPAWVRMLEATGVQIVTYVPSNAYLVYGNAKAFAALNNLAQRTEALQWDGPYYGLFKIHPSALPGSKQFIDTNGEYQIQLFNDQQGNRGTFDLLRSIGARQIGETEAWGPYVNLIVKMSPDNLMDVANRPDVVSIHPNVEVKKLDERQNMIVAGNITGNTPNPGNYFTLLANWGFTQAQFNASGFIVDVTDDGADRNPPPGDPGTIPLNSNAGPVPTRHFCLRESGNFTGASRFIYKGLWGTSVGSDGGEGRSGHGQLNMSIVGGFVPDSFDPGGTRIHRDPDGFRYGLGVAPFVRMANSVIFDPNFTFPNFSNMLDASYGSGARITSNSWGAATAGAYNVNSQTYDARTRDAQPSVAGNQQLAMVFAAGNSGPGAQTVGAPATAKNVIAVGAAENVHSHSSANGGNNAAGNDGCGIPDTGADSANDMISFSSRGPCQDGRQKPDIVAPGTHVTGMAYMAPGSDPTTPPNNTGIPDPGFRADGVCALPGSGSPGSPNNYFPFTTGQRWWTTSSGTSHSCPAVAGGAALVYQQFINNPSYIGAHRTPPGSAPPSPAMLKAYLMNTTRYMTGVGAGGTLWSNSQGMGMMNLSTAFNGVQRIIRDQVPADRFTATGQERVFTGTVVNPAAPFRVTLAWTDPPGPTTGNAYINDLDLEVTVGGNTYRGNVFSGANSVPGGTADFRNNVESVFLPAGVSGNFIVRVRATNIAGQADPTISGNNQDFALVVHNGQPATIPVITGVSAVIVSESCSPPNGRPDPGETVTVNVTLRNDGTAATNGDLIATLTPTGGVGSIGGTNPQNYGTLAIGASATRAYTYTVSATCGSTLTMTLNLADGSGSLGTAAFSFQVGVPNNVLTQNFDTVTPPALPPGWTAANASGPAPLWVTSSVTPDTPPNCAFVDDPNVVSDKRLDTPPITLTTSQAQLTFRNSYNLENGFDGGVLEISINGAPFQDILSAGGSFVTGGYNGTLSTCCGNPIGGRQAWTGNSGGYITTTVNLPGSGTRTVVLRFRMGSDSSVAGVGWRIDTLVVQDGFNCCGAVLTPNVIFSSQTTSEVPGTLNSDGDGFFEPCERLQSSITVTNVGGATATTATVTITTTTPNVTILTGTTPNLGPIAPGGTATGTVTFRLEPNFVPGTPVNINVSVAFGPGGPSPSTSSYTVSTGCPVIPGGTFTFSNTAPITIPSSGPAIPYPSTITVSGVTAQITKVTVTINNFNHTWPSDVGVLLRGPGGQICVLFNNAIGGAGGVTGRTYTFDQTAASPLPATGFPPSGTYRPGDYGGARNFQPPLPPPPYNSNLNIFNGLSGASVNGTWELYVRDFVSGDSGSINGGWSITIETGTPNCFTTACLTNVNPQVQLLMYPSGYAALLGCPGYPFRYILTGQLTNTGTNTLSNIAIQVKGLGYPDLSNPNNVILASPNPHRLASADDYVGPCAFSGGQAGSLQTTLNGKPPIGSDTPIGTLNPGQIGSVFFRIHTPNTQPIRFLVDVLAIVGPGPTSAENADAERQVIGTMAIDVIPDANGKLTARVVSYEPATPQAKAAEPTVAPTRTLPAATPGRRR; this is encoded by the coding sequence ATGAACGACATTTCCTCTTCATCATCAACGCCGAATGAGCGTCCGCGACGGCGGTCGGGTTGGCGACGCTTGTTGCCGCTGACGGTGGCGGCGACGGTGTTTGTCGCCTGCGTAGCGCTGACCTTCCGCGTTCCGACGACGCGCGCGGCCGGTCGGGCGCAATGGAAGGCCGGGAAGTTCACCGTGGAAACGCTGCGCGAACTGTCCATTCCCGGTAATCGCGTCAAGCTGCTGGTAGCATCCGATGCACCGGTAACCGAGAGCCTGCGCGGGTCTAAGCTCATTAGCGAATATGAGAGTTTCCGCGTCTTTGAAGTTTCTGCATCGGAAGCGGCGCGACTGGCGAATGAGCCGGGCGTGACGCAACGCAATGACTTCAACTCGATTTACCTCAACGCTGTAGAAATCAACACAACTTCAGCCGCGGCGCAGTCTTTACGGCAGGAGCAAGCCTTGGTGGACGGCGTCGGAATGCGCTTGGTGCAGTTTGCCGGGCCCATCCAGCCCGCCTGGGTGCGCATGCTGGAAGCGACGGGCGTGCAGATTGTGACCTACGTGCCGAGTAATGCGTACTTAGTCTATGGGAACGCAAAGGCATTCGCGGCGCTCAACAATCTGGCGCAACGGACGGAGGCGCTCCAGTGGGATGGTCCCTACTACGGGTTGTTCAAGATTCACCCGTCGGCGCTGCCAGGTAGCAAGCAGTTCATTGACACGAACGGGGAGTACCAGATTCAGCTTTTCAACGACCAGCAAGGCAACCGAGGGACGTTTGACCTGCTGCGCAGCATCGGCGCGCGGCAGATTGGGGAGACAGAGGCGTGGGGGCCATATGTCAACCTCATCGTCAAGATGTCGCCGGACAACCTGATGGACGTGGCGAATCGTCCCGACGTGGTCTCAATTCACCCGAACGTCGAAGTCAAAAAGCTCGACGAGCGGCAGAATATGATTGTCGCGGGGAACATCACGGGCAACACCCCGAACCCCGGCAACTACTTCACGTTGCTAGCGAACTGGGGCTTCACGCAGGCGCAGTTCAATGCATCTGGATTCATTGTGGATGTGACGGATGATGGGGCTGACCGAAATCCGCCCCCCGGCGACCCCGGAACGATTCCGTTGAATTCGAACGCCGGTCCTGTCCCAACACGGCATTTCTGTTTGCGTGAGAGCGGTAACTTCACCGGCGCGTCGAGGTTTATTTACAAGGGCTTGTGGGGGACAAGCGTTGGTAGCGACGGTGGAGAGGGTCGGAGCGGCCACGGTCAGCTCAATATGAGTATTGTGGGCGGCTTTGTGCCGGATTCGTTCGATCCGGGTGGGACGCGGATTCATCGTGACCCGGACGGCTTCCGGTACGGTTTAGGCGTCGCCCCGTTTGTGCGGATGGCGAACTCGGTGATTTTCGACCCGAACTTCACGTTCCCGAACTTCAGCAACATGCTGGATGCGAGCTACGGCAGCGGGGCGCGGATTACAAGCAACAGCTGGGGCGCGGCAACTGCTGGAGCGTATAACGTCAATTCGCAGACCTACGACGCGCGGACGCGCGATGCGCAGCCGTCGGTTGCTGGCAACCAGCAGTTGGCGATGGTGTTTGCAGCTGGCAACAGCGGCCCCGGAGCACAAACAGTGGGTGCGCCAGCGACGGCGAAGAACGTCATCGCGGTCGGCGCGGCGGAGAATGTGCATTCCCATTCGAGCGCGAACGGTGGGAATAACGCCGCCGGCAATGACGGGTGCGGCATCCCGGACACCGGCGCGGATAGCGCCAACGATATGATTTCATTTTCGAGCCGTGGGCCATGCCAAGACGGGCGGCAGAAACCCGACATTGTAGCGCCGGGGACGCACGTAACGGGGATGGCGTACATGGCCCCTGGTTCTGACCCGACGACGCCGCCGAACAATACCGGGATACCTGATCCCGGTTTCCGAGCGGACGGTGTGTGCGCGCTGCCGGGAAGCGGGTCACCCGGCAGCCCGAACAACTACTTCCCGTTCACGACGGGGCAGCGGTGGTGGACAACCTCGTCCGGGACGAGCCACTCCTGTCCGGCGGTGGCCGGCGGAGCGGCGCTGGTGTACCAGCAGTTCATCAACAACCCGTCGTACATTGGCGCGCACCGGACACCGCCCGGATCTGCGCCGCCGAGTCCAGCGATGCTAAAGGCGTACCTGATGAACACAACGCGATATATGACGGGCGTCGGCGCGGGCGGCACGCTCTGGTCGAACAGCCAAGGGATGGGGATGATGAACCTCAGCACGGCGTTCAACGGCGTGCAGCGAATCATTCGTGACCAAGTGCCGGCGGATCGGTTTACGGCGACCGGGCAGGAACGTGTCTTTACTGGGACGGTGGTGAATCCGGCGGCACCGTTTCGGGTGACGCTGGCGTGGACGGACCCGCCGGGTCCGACGACAGGTAACGCTTATATCAACGACTTGGACTTGGAAGTGACGGTGGGCGGCAATACCTACCGTGGGAACGTGTTCAGCGGCGCGAACTCGGTACCGGGCGGCACAGCCGATTTCCGCAACAATGTAGAAAGCGTGTTTTTGCCGGCCGGGGTGAGTGGGAACTTCATCGTCCGAGTGCGGGCGACCAACATCGCCGGGCAAGCCGATCCGACCATTTCGGGCAACAACCAAGACTTCGCGCTGGTGGTGCACAACGGACAACCGGCGACGATACCGGTGATTACTGGTGTGAGCGCGGTGATTGTATCAGAGAGTTGCTCCCCGCCGAACGGACGCCCTGATCCGGGCGAGACGGTGACGGTGAACGTGACGCTGCGCAACGACGGGACGGCGGCGACGAATGGGGACCTGATTGCGACGCTGACGCCGACGGGCGGCGTCGGTTCGATTGGCGGAACAAACCCGCAGAACTACGGGACGCTGGCCATCGGCGCAAGTGCGACGCGGGCGTACACCTACACGGTGAGCGCAACCTGCGGCAGCACGTTGACGATGACGCTGAACTTGGCGGACGGGAGCGGCAGCCTTGGAACGGCGGCATTCTCCTTCCAAGTCGGTGTGCCGAACAATGTTCTGACGCAGAATTTCGACACGGTGACGCCGCCGGCGCTGCCACCGGGTTGGACGGCGGCCAATGCGTCGGGGCCGGCACCGTTGTGGGTGACATCGAGCGTGACGCCGGACACGCCGCCAAACTGTGCGTTTGTAGATGACCCGAACGTGGTGAGCGACAAGCGGCTGGATACACCGCCGATTACCTTGACGACGAGTCAGGCGCAGCTGACCTTCCGCAACTCCTACAATCTTGAGAACGGGTTTGACGGCGGGGTGCTGGAAATCAGCATCAATGGCGCGCCGTTCCAAGACATTTTGTCGGCCGGCGGGAGCTTTGTGACTGGCGGCTACAATGGTACCCTCAGTACATGTTGCGGAAACCCGATTGGCGGGCGGCAGGCGTGGACTGGAAACTCCGGCGGGTACATCACGACGACGGTGAACCTACCGGGCAGTGGCACCCGCACGGTGGTCTTGCGCTTCCGCATGGGGAGTGACTCAAGCGTCGCAGGCGTCGGCTGGCGGATTGACACGCTGGTGGTGCAGGACGGCTTCAACTGCTGTGGCGCGGTGCTGACGCCAAACGTCATCTTCTCCAGCCAGACGACGAGTGAAGTGCCGGGAACGCTCAACAGCGACGGCGACGGTTTCTTTGAGCCGTGCGAGCGACTGCAGTCGTCGATTACAGTAACAAACGTCGGTGGCGCGACGGCGACGACGGCGACGGTGACGATCACGACGACAACGCCGAACGTGACCATTCTGACCGGGACGACGCCGAACCTCGGACCGATTGCGCCGGGCGGTACTGCGACGGGGACGGTGACATTCCGATTGGAGCCGAACTTCGTGCCGGGTACGCCGGTGAACATCAATGTGTCGGTGGCGTTCGGGCCGGGCGGGCCGAGTCCCAGCACGTCGAGCTACACAGTGTCGACGGGTTGCCCAGTGATACCGGGCGGTACATTCACCTTCTCCAACACGGCGCCGATTACAATCCCGTCGTCAGGCCCAGCAATACCCTATCCATCCACTATCACCGTCAGTGGCGTCACCGCCCAGATCACAAAGGTGACGGTGACGATCAATAACTTCAACCACACGTGGCCAAGTGACGTGGGCGTGCTGCTGCGTGGTCCCGGCGGTCAGATTTGCGTGCTGTTCAACAACGCGATTGGCGGAGCAGGCGGTGTGACAGGCCGGACGTACACGTTTGACCAAACGGCTGCGTCGCCATTGCCGGCGACGGGCTTCCCGCCGAGCGGGACATACCGGCCGGGTGACTACGGTGGGGCGCGGAACTTCCAGCCGCCGTTGCCGCCGCCGCCCTACAACAGCAACCTGAATATCTTCAATGGTTTGTCTGGGGCGAGCGTCAACGGGACATGGGAACTCTATGTCCGTGACTTTGTCAGCGGGGACTCTGGCAGCATCAACGGCGGGTGGTCCATCACCATCGAGACAGGCACTCCCAACTGCTTCACGACGGCGTGCTTGACGAATGTCAACCCGCAGGTGCAGTTGCTGATGTATCCGTCGGGTTATGCTGCGTTGTTGGGTTGTCCGGGCTATCCCTTCCGGTACATCCTGACCGGACAGTTGACCAACACGGGCACAAACACGCTGTCGAACATTGCCATTCAGGTGAAGGGACTTGGCTATCCTGACCTGAGCAATCCAAACAACGTCATTCTAGCGTCGCCGAATCCGCATCGGTTGGCGTCGGCGGATGACTACGTTGGGCCGTGTGCCTTCAGCGGCGGACAAGCTGGCTCACTTCAGACGACGCTGAACGGTAAGCCGCCCATCGGCAGCGACACGCCGATTGGGACGCTGAATCCGGGGCAGATTGGATCGGTCTTCTTCCGCATCCATACGCCGAACACCCAACCGATTCGGTTCCTCGTGGATGTGTTGGCGATTGTCGGCCCCGGCCCGACATCGGCTGAAAACGCCGATGCGGAGCGGCAAGTCATCGGCACGATGGCAATAGACGTGATTCCCGATGCGAACGGGAAGCTAACGGCGCGTGTGGTCAGCTATGAACCGGCGACGCCGCAGGCGAAGGCCGCCGAGCCGACGGTTGCGCCGACTCGGACGCTTCCCGCCGCGACGCCGGGACGGCGACGCTAA
- a CDS encoding patatin-like phospholipase family protein, whose protein sequence is MPNSKSPLNRSKTALILAGGGITGVVYEIGALHALDQYLSEAFTIADFDMIIGLSAGAFVGSFLANGVTPEAMFAALRQDPDAPIPPFPKWDVFRPNFGEFFERALMLPRTLTLNALKKLRKATLGGNPYVSVFDEVLPSGLFVNDRVESYLRNSFHQLGRTNDFRQLRRTLYVVATELDTGDRVVFGDEGHDHVPISKAVQASTAIPLFYRPVRIGRRDYVDGAMRKTLHIDIAIAKGAKLIVCINPVVPLRNDIDREAVPLFEGKGRYLREKGFGYIAWQMLRVLLHSRIELGLERYKRLHPDVDIIIIEPRMDDYRMFFYNIMDYEARIPIARHGNDTVMAHLAEHFDEYAPIFARHGVMLVRPGRRIPLSAPAHRPVPPRAPAFKSDRDISRLQASLDALDARLTS, encoded by the coding sequence ATGCCCAACTCCAAATCACCGTTGAATCGCAGTAAGACGGCGCTCATTTTGGCGGGCGGCGGCATCACTGGCGTCGTCTATGAGATTGGGGCGCTTCATGCGCTTGACCAGTACCTTAGCGAAGCGTTCACCATCGCCGACTTCGACATGATCATCGGCTTGTCGGCAGGGGCGTTTGTCGGGTCGTTTCTTGCCAACGGCGTCACCCCGGAAGCGATGTTCGCCGCGCTACGGCAGGACCCAGATGCGCCAATTCCGCCATTCCCCAAGTGGGATGTGTTTCGCCCAAACTTTGGAGAGTTCTTTGAACGAGCGCTGATGCTTCCGCGTACCCTGACCCTGAACGCTCTGAAAAAGCTGCGGAAGGCGACGCTGGGTGGCAACCCGTATGTGAGCGTCTTTGATGAAGTTCTGCCGTCGGGCCTGTTTGTTAACGATCGGGTAGAAAGCTACCTCCGCAACAGTTTCCATCAACTCGGTCGGACGAATGACTTCCGACAACTGCGCCGAACGCTCTACGTTGTCGCCACGGAACTGGATACTGGCGACCGTGTGGTGTTCGGCGACGAGGGCCATGACCACGTGCCGATTTCCAAAGCCGTGCAGGCGTCCACCGCCATCCCGTTGTTTTACCGTCCTGTCCGCATTGGGCGGCGCGACTATGTGGATGGCGCAATGCGCAAAACGTTGCACATTGACATTGCCATCGCCAAGGGCGCAAAACTGATTGTGTGCATCAACCCGGTCGTACCGCTGCGCAACGATATTGACCGCGAGGCTGTTCCACTGTTTGAAGGCAAGGGGCGCTACTTACGTGAGAAGGGTTTCGGGTACATTGCGTGGCAAATGCTGCGCGTGCTGCTGCATTCGCGAATCGAACTAGGGCTTGAGCGGTATAAGCGGCTGCACCCGGACGTGGACATCATCATCATTGAGCCACGCATGGATGACTACCGAATGTTTTTCTACAACATCATGGACTACGAGGCGCGCATCCCAATTGCCCGGCACGGCAACGATACAGTGATGGCGCATTTGGCGGAACATTTCGACGAGTACGCGCCAATTTTTGCCCGGCATGGCGTCATGTTGGTGCGCCCGGGACGGCGTATTCCGTTGTCGGCTCCGGCGCACCGTCCGGTGCCGCCGCGTGCGCCGGCGTTCAAGTCCGACCGGGACATTTCCCGTTTGCAGGCCTCGCTGGACGCCCTTGACGCCCGTCTGACCAGTTGA